GGCCAGTGTGCCAAACCCGCTTAATGCAAAAAAGAGAATTAATCCCACGTCACTGACCACAACCGTCATATTCCTTCCGACTGGAAGCAAAGTCAGAACCAAAAAGGGGGGGATCACGATTAATATCGGTGCCAGTGTGTGGAGGAATTTATCAGCCGCACGCGGAATAATATCCTCTTTAATCAGCATTTTTATGCCGTCCGCGATGAATTGGAGTAATCCAAAAGGCCCTACACGGTTCGGACCCATCCGGTTCTGGATCCGGGCGAGGACACGGCGCTCCACCCATGTCGTCAACCCCATGAGGGTCGGAAAAAGCAGAAGCACGGGCACTGTCATCAAGAGTACAGCTAGAGCAAATTGCAGCCAGGGGACAGCTGCAAACAAGCTCAAAAACCAGTGGTAAGCCCAGACAAATATCTGGTCACCAGAGTCAAATTTTACATTACCGAAAAACATCGACCCTTATGTAAGCCATGCCCAGCAAAATTTTCAATCGGTAAAACAACCTATTTTTTACTATATCCGGAAGAATTTCATCCTGTTACAAGATTTTTATACCTGATTTATTTTTTATGAAACAGTATGGAAATCATCTCATTCCAGCCATGTTTGTTATTTTTCGCAAAAAAGATGTTCCAGAAAATAAAATTTATGTTATTAAATGCTAATTAATGGCCGTTACGGAAGATATAGATTTTATAGAAAACCCTGATAATTTAATCGATAAATACATCGATTCATATCTAATTGTGGGATTTATCGGTGAAGGCGGCATGGGCCGAGTTTATAAAGCACTGCATCAACATTTGGATCGGATTGTCGCGATAAAAATACTGCCTCCCCATCTTAGTCACGACCAAAAGTACAAATCCCGTTTTAAAAAAGAGGCCCGGGCCGCAGCGAGGCTTAATCATCCGAGTATTGTCCAGATTTATGACTTTAATGATTGTGACGGAATGAGCTACATGGTCATGGAGTATGTCGATGGCCTCAATCTTAAGCAATTACTGGAAAAAGAGGGGATTCTTCATACCAATGATGCGATTAACCTGATGATCCAGGCTTGCCACGCTTTGGCTCATGCCCATGAAGCCGGGGTAATCCACCGTGATATCAAGCCTGATAATTTCATCTTAAGTGACCTCGGATTCTTGAAGATGACCGATCTTGGCTTGGCAAAAATCGGACTCTTGGGTGATCCCCACTCCCTGGGCATGACCCAAACAGGAGCTCCCC
This genomic window from Verrucomicrobiota bacterium contains:
- a CDS encoding serine/threonine-protein kinase, with the translated sequence MAVTEDIDFIENPDNLIDKYIDSYLIVGFIGEGGMGRVYKALHQHLDRIVAIKILPPHLSHDQKYKSRFKKEARAAARLNHPSIVQIYDFNDCDGMSYMVMEYVDGLNLKQLLEKEGILHTNDAINLMIQACHALAHAHEAGVIHRDIKPDNFILSDLGFLKMTDLGLAKIGLLGDPHSLGMTQTGAPLGTPYYISPEQVQSDPVDHRTDIYSLGATFFHMLTGRPPYDGKSSPLIMAKHLNETPPDPATLNPDIDPVMAVILLNMMEKSADDRPQSMMEVCHTLETHQQFLIKQAYQKELLTNQNIPEAPLVESTPETVAQTPSSEIDPVEIPGVITAQNIPEPSKKDPKEKSPDQSVIIEPPSPRDPTLF